In Strix aluco isolate bStrAlu1 chromosome 22, bStrAlu1.hap1, whole genome shotgun sequence, a genomic segment contains:
- the SH2D5 gene encoding SH2 domain-containing protein 5 isoform X2 produces MKKKPANGRGPDPAPPQQRARGIAKPAEYVGSFAVEDLDLQQQAGRLEEQLRALKDCPRRRSVVLRFSLQGLKVYGADGETLLMAHALRRILYSTWRHADHQFAFVARNPRSPASTLFCHLFVGLPGEERRPEAEGRAGAWRPGNPYCSPVLVRKKAIRSKVLRSGAYRDCGAESQLHQPRDAAAAGWESKGARSLAFLPENESVLAESVWAFAGIARDGGIALLRRDVPGAFLLRPEPGLAKRWCLWVRAPCGVVPYCLFRTQQGRFCVEHSNAEFASVAALLAHYSGAPGGCFCRLAPGRRNPSYEERDPGGGAGAWGEAAWAPAAPVGAQHERG; encoded by the exons ATGAAGAAGAAGCCAGCTAACGGGAGGGGGCCGGATCCTGCACCCCCCCAGCAGCGCGCCCGGGGCATCGCCAAGCCAGCGGAG tacgTGGGGTCCTTCGCGGTGGAGGACTTGGACCTGCAGCAGCAAGCGGGgcggctggaggagcagctgcgGGCGCTGAAG GACTGCCCCAGGAGGAGGTCGGTGGTGCTGAGGTTCAGCTTGCAGGGGCTGAAGGTCTACGGCGCCGATGGGGAG ACGCTGCTGATGGCGCACGCTCTCCGCCGGATCCTGTACAGCACGTGGCGACACGCCGACCACCAGTTCGCCTTCGTGGCCCGCAACCCCCGCAGCCCCGCCAGCACCCTCTTCTGCCACCTCTTCGTGGGGCTCCCGGGCGAG GAGCGGCGGCCGGAGGCAGAGGGCAGAGCTGGCGCCTGGCGCCCGGGGAACCCCTACTGCTCCCCGGTCCTGGTGCGCAAAAAAGCCATTCGCAGCAAGGTCCTGCGCTCGGGCGCTTACCGGGACTGCGGGGCCGAGagccagctccaccagccccgcGACGCTG CGGCGGCGGGATGGGAGAGCAAAGGGGCGAGGAGCTTGGCCTTCCTCCCCGAAAACGAGAGCGTCCTCGCCGAGAGCGTGTGGGCCTTCGCCGGCATCGCCAG GGACGGTGGGATCGCGCTGCTGCGGCGGGACGTCCCCGGCGCTTTCCTCCTGCGCCCCGAGCCCGGCCTGGCCAAGCGCTGGTGCCTGTGGGTGCGGGCACCCTGCGGCGTCGTGCCCTACTGCCTCTTCAGGACCCAGCAGGGCCGGTTCTGCGTGGAG cACTCCAACGCCGAGTTCGCCAGCGTGGCCGCCCTCCTGGCTCACTACTCCGGGGCGCCGGGGGGCTGCTTCTGCCGCTTGGCCCCCGGTCGCCGCAACCCCAGCTACGAGGAGCGGgaccccggcggcggggccggcgcttGGGGAGAGGCCGCCTGGGCCCCCGCTGCCCCCGTCGGGGCGCAGCACGAGCGGGGTtag
- the SH2D5 gene encoding SH2 domain-containing protein 5 isoform X1 yields the protein MCLHPGGCDGASVTRVAPVSAQLRAAEGKTPLGGWRGAGRVLRWVLWPKNPPQTRCSRRWCFGDHPKGRLRGSRCCMAGTVTGGQIWAPEPPPWGAPDNSDAAPEPLNPILIQPSPRNPAAMKKKPANGRGPDPAPPQQRARGIAKPAEYVGSFAVEDLDLQQQAGRLEEQLRALKDCPRRRSVVLRFSLQGLKVYGADGETLLMAHALRRILYSTWRHADHQFAFVARNPRSPASTLFCHLFVGLPGEVQTLHLLLCRSFQLCYLLAHPEEQAGDGDPPGLGVLREPLNPEEVSRNVNALVSFRRLPAPAGLGSLSAGERRPEAEGRAGAWRPGNPYCSPVLVRKKAIRSKVLRSGAYRDCGAESQLHQPRDAAAAGWESKGARSLAFLPENESVLAESVWAFAGIARDGGIALLRRDVPGAFLLRPEPGLAKRWCLWVRAPCGVVPYCLFRTQQGRFCVEHSNAEFASVAALLAHYSGAPGGCFCRLAPGRRNPSYEERDPGGGAGAWGEAAWAPAAPVGAQHERG from the exons atgtGTTTGCACCCAGGCGGCTGCGACGGGGCCTCGGTGACACGAGTTGCGCCGGTCTCAGCCCAGCTGAGGGCTGCAGAGGGCAAAACTCCTTTGGGTGGCTGGAGAGGGGCCGGGCGCGTCCTTCGGTGGGTGCTCTGGccaaaaaatcccccccaaacccGCTGCTCCCGTCGTTGGTGTTTTGGGGATCACCCCAAAGGACGGCTAAGGGGCTCTCGGTGCTGCATGGCTG GGACCGTCACCGGGGGCCAGATCTGGGCTCCCGAACCACCACCCTGGGGGGCTCCGGATAATTCAGATGCGGCACCGGAGCCGCTTAACCCCATCCTGATCCAGCCTTCACCCCGAAACCCCGCTGCCATGAAGAAGAAGCCAGCTAACGGGAGGGGGCCGGATCCTGCACCCCCCCAGCAGCGCGCCCGGGGCATCGCCAAGCCAGCGGAG tacgTGGGGTCCTTCGCGGTGGAGGACTTGGACCTGCAGCAGCAAGCGGGgcggctggaggagcagctgcgGGCGCTGAAG GACTGCCCCAGGAGGAGGTCGGTGGTGCTGAGGTTCAGCTTGCAGGGGCTGAAGGTCTACGGCGCCGATGGGGAG ACGCTGCTGATGGCGCACGCTCTCCGCCGGATCCTGTACAGCACGTGGCGACACGCCGACCACCAGTTCGCCTTCGTGGCCCGCAACCCCCGCAGCCCCGCCAGCACCCTCTTCTGCCACCTCTTCGTGGGGCTCCCGGGCGAG GTCCAGACCCTGCACCTCTTGCTCTGTCGCTCCTTCCAGCTCTGCTACCTCCTGGCGCACCCCGAGGAGCAGGCGGGCGACGGGgaccccccggggctgggggtgctgcggGAGCCGCTCAACCCCGAGGAGGTGTCGCGCAACGTCAACGCCCTCGTCTCCTTCCGACGCCTGCCCGCGCCCGCCGGCCTCGGCTCGCTGAGCGCAGGG GAGCGGCGGCCGGAGGCAGAGGGCAGAGCTGGCGCCTGGCGCCCGGGGAACCCCTACTGCTCCCCGGTCCTGGTGCGCAAAAAAGCCATTCGCAGCAAGGTCCTGCGCTCGGGCGCTTACCGGGACTGCGGGGCCGAGagccagctccaccagccccgcGACGCTG CGGCGGCGGGATGGGAGAGCAAAGGGGCGAGGAGCTTGGCCTTCCTCCCCGAAAACGAGAGCGTCCTCGCCGAGAGCGTGTGGGCCTTCGCCGGCATCGCCAG GGACGGTGGGATCGCGCTGCTGCGGCGGGACGTCCCCGGCGCTTTCCTCCTGCGCCCCGAGCCCGGCCTGGCCAAGCGCTGGTGCCTGTGGGTGCGGGCACCCTGCGGCGTCGTGCCCTACTGCCTCTTCAGGACCCAGCAGGGCCGGTTCTGCGTGGAG cACTCCAACGCCGAGTTCGCCAGCGTGGCCGCCCTCCTGGCTCACTACTCCGGGGCGCCGGGGGGCTGCTTCTGCCGCTTGGCCCCCGGTCGCCGCAACCCCAGCTACGAGGAGCGGgaccccggcggcggggccggcgcttGGGGAGAGGCCGCCTGGGCCCCCGCTGCCCCCGTCGGGGCGCAGCACGAGCGGGGTtag
- the SH2D5 gene encoding SH2 domain-containing protein 5 isoform X3, with product MKKKPANGRGPDPAPPQQRARGIAKPAEYVGSFAVEDLDLQQQAGRLEEQLRALKDCPRRRSVVLRFSLQGLKVYGADGETLLMAHALRRILYSTWRHADHQFAFVARNPRSPASTLFCHLFVGLPGEVQTLHLLLCRSFQLCYLLAHPEEQAGDGDPPGLGVLREPLNPEEVSRNVNALVSFRRLPAPAGLGSLSAGERRPEAEGRAGAWRPGNPYCSPVLVRKKAIRSKVLRSGAYRDCGAESQLHQPRDAAAAGWESKGARSLAFLPENESVLAESVWAFAGIARDGGIALLRRDVPGAFLLRPEPGLAKRWCLWVRAPCGVVPYCLFRTQQGRFCVEHSNAEFASVAALLAHYSGAPGGCFCRLAPGRRNPSYEERDPGGGAGAWGEAAWAPAAPVGAQHERG from the exons ATGAAGAAGAAGCCAGCTAACGGGAGGGGGCCGGATCCTGCACCCCCCCAGCAGCGCGCCCGGGGCATCGCCAAGCCAGCGGAG tacgTGGGGTCCTTCGCGGTGGAGGACTTGGACCTGCAGCAGCAAGCGGGgcggctggaggagcagctgcgGGCGCTGAAG GACTGCCCCAGGAGGAGGTCGGTGGTGCTGAGGTTCAGCTTGCAGGGGCTGAAGGTCTACGGCGCCGATGGGGAG ACGCTGCTGATGGCGCACGCTCTCCGCCGGATCCTGTACAGCACGTGGCGACACGCCGACCACCAGTTCGCCTTCGTGGCCCGCAACCCCCGCAGCCCCGCCAGCACCCTCTTCTGCCACCTCTTCGTGGGGCTCCCGGGCGAG GTCCAGACCCTGCACCTCTTGCTCTGTCGCTCCTTCCAGCTCTGCTACCTCCTGGCGCACCCCGAGGAGCAGGCGGGCGACGGGgaccccccggggctgggggtgctgcggGAGCCGCTCAACCCCGAGGAGGTGTCGCGCAACGTCAACGCCCTCGTCTCCTTCCGACGCCTGCCCGCGCCCGCCGGCCTCGGCTCGCTGAGCGCAGGG GAGCGGCGGCCGGAGGCAGAGGGCAGAGCTGGCGCCTGGCGCCCGGGGAACCCCTACTGCTCCCCGGTCCTGGTGCGCAAAAAAGCCATTCGCAGCAAGGTCCTGCGCTCGGGCGCTTACCGGGACTGCGGGGCCGAGagccagctccaccagccccgcGACGCTG CGGCGGCGGGATGGGAGAGCAAAGGGGCGAGGAGCTTGGCCTTCCTCCCCGAAAACGAGAGCGTCCTCGCCGAGAGCGTGTGGGCCTTCGCCGGCATCGCCAG GGACGGTGGGATCGCGCTGCTGCGGCGGGACGTCCCCGGCGCTTTCCTCCTGCGCCCCGAGCCCGGCCTGGCCAAGCGCTGGTGCCTGTGGGTGCGGGCACCCTGCGGCGTCGTGCCCTACTGCCTCTTCAGGACCCAGCAGGGCCGGTTCTGCGTGGAG cACTCCAACGCCGAGTTCGCCAGCGTGGCCGCCCTCCTGGCTCACTACTCCGGGGCGCCGGGGGGCTGCTTCTGCCGCTTGGCCCCCGGTCGCCGCAACCCCAGCTACGAGGAGCGGgaccccggcggcggggccggcgcttGGGGAGAGGCCGCCTGGGCCCCCGCTGCCCCCGTCGGGGCGCAGCACGAGCGGGGTtag
- the SH2D5 gene encoding SH2 domain-containing protein 5 isoform X4, which yields MAGTVTGGQIWAPEPPPWGAPDNSDAAPEPLNPILIQPSPRNPAAMKKKPANGRGPDPAPPQQRARGIAKPAEYVGSFAVEDLDLQQQAGRLEEQLRALKDCPRRRSVVLRFSLQGLKVYGADGETLLMAHALRRILYSTWRHADHQFAFVARNPRSPASTLFCHLFVGLPGEVQTLHLLLCRSFQLCYLLAHPEEQAGDGDPPGLGVLREPLNPEEVSRNVNALVSFRRLPAPAGLGSLSAGERRPEAEGRAGAWRPGNPYCSPVLVRKKAIRSKVLRSGAYRDCGAESQLHQPRDAAAAGWESKGARSLAFLPENESVLAESVWAFAGIARDGGIALLRRDVPGAFLLRPEPGLAKRWCLWVRAPCGVVPYCLFRTQQGRFCVEHSNAEFASVAALLAHYSGAPGGCFCRLAPGRRNPSYEERDPGGGAGAWGEAAWAPAAPVGAQHERG from the exons ATGGCTG GGACCGTCACCGGGGGCCAGATCTGGGCTCCCGAACCACCACCCTGGGGGGCTCCGGATAATTCAGATGCGGCACCGGAGCCGCTTAACCCCATCCTGATCCAGCCTTCACCCCGAAACCCCGCTGCCATGAAGAAGAAGCCAGCTAACGGGAGGGGGCCGGATCCTGCACCCCCCCAGCAGCGCGCCCGGGGCATCGCCAAGCCAGCGGAG tacgTGGGGTCCTTCGCGGTGGAGGACTTGGACCTGCAGCAGCAAGCGGGgcggctggaggagcagctgcgGGCGCTGAAG GACTGCCCCAGGAGGAGGTCGGTGGTGCTGAGGTTCAGCTTGCAGGGGCTGAAGGTCTACGGCGCCGATGGGGAG ACGCTGCTGATGGCGCACGCTCTCCGCCGGATCCTGTACAGCACGTGGCGACACGCCGACCACCAGTTCGCCTTCGTGGCCCGCAACCCCCGCAGCCCCGCCAGCACCCTCTTCTGCCACCTCTTCGTGGGGCTCCCGGGCGAG GTCCAGACCCTGCACCTCTTGCTCTGTCGCTCCTTCCAGCTCTGCTACCTCCTGGCGCACCCCGAGGAGCAGGCGGGCGACGGGgaccccccggggctgggggtgctgcggGAGCCGCTCAACCCCGAGGAGGTGTCGCGCAACGTCAACGCCCTCGTCTCCTTCCGACGCCTGCCCGCGCCCGCCGGCCTCGGCTCGCTGAGCGCAGGG GAGCGGCGGCCGGAGGCAGAGGGCAGAGCTGGCGCCTGGCGCCCGGGGAACCCCTACTGCTCCCCGGTCCTGGTGCGCAAAAAAGCCATTCGCAGCAAGGTCCTGCGCTCGGGCGCTTACCGGGACTGCGGGGCCGAGagccagctccaccagccccgcGACGCTG CGGCGGCGGGATGGGAGAGCAAAGGGGCGAGGAGCTTGGCCTTCCTCCCCGAAAACGAGAGCGTCCTCGCCGAGAGCGTGTGGGCCTTCGCCGGCATCGCCAG GGACGGTGGGATCGCGCTGCTGCGGCGGGACGTCCCCGGCGCTTTCCTCCTGCGCCCCGAGCCCGGCCTGGCCAAGCGCTGGTGCCTGTGGGTGCGGGCACCCTGCGGCGTCGTGCCCTACTGCCTCTTCAGGACCCAGCAGGGCCGGTTCTGCGTGGAG cACTCCAACGCCGAGTTCGCCAGCGTGGCCGCCCTCCTGGCTCACTACTCCGGGGCGCCGGGGGGCTGCTTCTGCCGCTTGGCCCCCGGTCGCCGCAACCCCAGCTACGAGGAGCGGgaccccggcggcggggccggcgcttGGGGAGAGGCCGCCTGGGCCCCCGCTGCCCCCGTCGGGGCGCAGCACGAGCGGGGTtag